The following are encoded together in the Halococcus salifodinae DSM 8989 genome:
- a CDS encoding UbiA family prenyltransferase, with protein sequence MIRDFATINRLPETIGYNVAYLGVGIGLATTSRGVTAFGSNWDMLLMGFLAAMLSKMQASVADVIHDRELDRGNPEKSRIPNALDRLGIEGSLTILVAELIGGVFLWGWIAVSIHMPAYLGFGAAMCLLGFIYTYPPRIKERGLFNHLTTTVVDVGCVAVFFFIAGGSTVGGQEIAVLTVVFLYAFGYHVSHQAADTYYDRVHGISTFTQRLGVWRSVLLAGVSTALAALINIYYALFLAGGILLLFALCYLYVALRIRNTKQQVQSDRVSRWFSIGLWGTIMNSSIVIDLALL encoded by the coding sequence TTGATCCGCGATTTCGCAACAATCAACCGCCTCCCCGAGACGATCGGCTACAACGTTGCGTATCTCGGTGTCGGTATCGGCCTCGCAACGACATCGCGTGGAGTCACGGCGTTCGGTTCGAATTGGGATATGCTCTTAATGGGCTTTCTCGCCGCCATGCTTTCGAAGATGCAGGCATCCGTAGCAGACGTGATTCACGACCGTGAACTTGATCGAGGGAACCCGGAAAAATCTCGTATCCCCAATGCACTTGATCGACTGGGAATCGAGGGGTCGCTGACGATACTTGTCGCCGAACTGATCGGCGGTGTCTTTCTCTGGGGCTGGATCGCGGTTTCCATACACATGCCCGCGTATCTTGGGTTCGGCGCGGCCATGTGTCTCTTAGGATTTATTTACACCTACCCGCCGAGGATCAAGGAGCGCGGATTGTTTAACCATCTGACAACCACCGTCGTAGACGTTGGGTGCGTAGCGGTCTTCTTTTTCATCGCTGGTGGATCCACCGTCGGAGGACAGGAAATCGCGGTGCTTACTGTCGTGTTCCTGTACGCCTTCGGCTACCACGTTTCCCACCAAGCAGCAGACACCTACTACGATCGGGTTCACGGCATTTCGACATTCACCCAACGCCTCGGTGTCTGGCGGAGCGTGTTGCTCGCGGGCGTCTCGACGGCGCTCGCCGCACTTATCAACATCTATTACGCGCTGTTTCTGGCTGGAGGGATACTGTTGCTCTTTGCACTCTGTTATTTATATGTGGCTCTCCGAATACGGAACACCAAACAGCAGGTGCAATCCGATCGCGTCTCTCGCTGGTTCAGCATCGGCCTCTGGGGTACGATAATGAATTCTTCGATAGTCATTGACCTCGCGCTGTTGTGA
- a CDS encoding IS6 family transposase, with product MIEELRLADGDASTVPFLDGERTPAGLIRLACALHASAASLAEIRDMLGWFGVDRSRPAIRNWCQSFAESHEQTFTAEPDRVAVDEKQVQLAEEREVWLYAAIDIDSKVVLHARLSEHRGTDPATSFLRELQEKHRVSDAEFLVDGMGYLTALAKTDLSGQLDYTDRNIVEKLFQTFTMRIERFHETWNGSQPSAERWLTAYAYYYNHLRSHQALDNQPPVEAAGLS from the coding sequence ATGATAGAGGAACTCCGATTGGCAGATGGGGACGCCAGCACTGTACCGTTTTTGGACGGGGAGCGCACGCCAGCCGGCCTGATCCGGCTGGCGTGCGCGTTGCATGCTTCAGCCGCCTCACTCGCCGAAATCCGCGACATGTTAGGCTGGTTCGGCGTCGACCGCAGCCGCCCCGCTATTCGTAACTGGTGCCAGTCGTTCGCCGAGTCTCACGAGCAGACGTTCACCGCCGAACCTGATCGCGTTGCGGTCGACGAAAAACAGGTTCAGCTGGCCGAAGAGCGCGAAGTCTGGCTCTACGCGGCGATCGATATCGATTCGAAAGTCGTACTCCACGCACGACTTTCTGAACATCGTGGAACCGACCCAGCAACGTCGTTCCTCCGCGAATTACAAGAGAAACACCGCGTCTCCGACGCGGAGTTTCTCGTCGACGGCATGGGCTATCTGACTGCTCTCGCAAAGACTGATCTCAGCGGTCAGCTTGACTACACCGACCGCAACATCGTCGAGAAGCTGTTTCAGACGTTCACGATGCGGATCGAACGGTTTCACGAAACCTGGAACGGCAGTCAGCCAAGCGCCGAGCGCTGGCTGACTGCCTACGCCTACTACTACAATCACCTCCGGAGCCACCAAGCGCTTGACAATCAACCGCCGGTCGAAGCTGCGGGGCTAAGTTAA
- a CDS encoding flavin-containing monooxygenase has product MGDPFQHLDTIVIGGGQSGLAVGYYLNQHDREFVVFDASDRIGDAWRHRWDSLQLFTQAQYSSLPGLPFPAPDNHFPTKDEVADYLETYASTFDLPVCLGTTVETLSQQDGRYVVEIETERGSQPITVENVVVATGAFATPNVPAFNDTLDPAITQFHSTAYRNPEQISEGAALVVGAGNAGAEIATDLAATGQQTFLSGPETGSIPLRLFNSRLFWWLGRNVITAGSWLCKRIEQRSRARGDPLVRLTEPEIRQAGVKRVPRTQGVKNGRPVLDGEPLEVATVVWATGFQPDYSWIDLPGLRFDAGGYPINDRGVVPEQPGLYFIGLPYQSTVVSASLGGVGADARHVVDHLCTN; this is encoded by the coding sequence CGAATTCGTCGTTTTCGACGCCAGTGATCGGATCGGGGATGCGTGGCGGCACCGCTGGGATTCACTCCAACTGTTCACGCAAGCTCAGTACAGCAGCCTGCCGGGACTCCCGTTTCCAGCTCCGGATAACCATTTTCCCACGAAGGATGAGGTAGCCGATTACCTCGAAACGTATGCCTCAACGTTCGATCTTCCGGTGTGCCTCGGGACGACCGTCGAAACACTCAGTCAGCAGGATGGACGCTACGTGGTCGAGATCGAGACCGAGCGGGGCTCACAGCCAATCACCGTCGAGAACGTCGTGGTGGCGACCGGCGCGTTCGCTACCCCGAACGTGCCCGCGTTTAATGACACCCTCGATCCGGCCATCACGCAGTTCCATTCAACCGCCTACCGCAATCCCGAACAGATTTCTGAGGGGGCTGCGCTCGTCGTCGGAGCTGGCAACGCCGGAGCTGAGATCGCCACCGATCTGGCGGCAACAGGCCAACAGACGTTTCTCTCCGGGCCGGAAACCGGCTCGATACCGCTTCGACTGTTTAATAGCCGTCTGTTCTGGTGGCTGGGCCGCAACGTCATCACGGCGGGCTCGTGGCTCTGTAAGAGGATCGAACAGCGAAGCCGCGCACGCGGCGATCCGCTGGTTCGGCTCACTGAACCCGAGATCCGGCAGGCGGGCGTCAAGCGGGTCCCCCGGACGCAGGGTGTCAAGAACGGCAGGCCGGTACTCGACGGGGAGCCCCTTGAGGTGGCGACCGTAGTATGGGCAACTGGATTCCAGCCGGACTACAGTTGGATCGACCTCCCGGGACTCCGATTCGATGCGGGTGGCTACCCGATAAACGATCGCGGCGTCGTACCGGAACAACCTGGTCTGTACTTCATCGGACTGCCATACCAATCGACGGTCGTTTCAGCCTCTCTTGGTGGGGTCGGTGCGGACGCCCGGCACGTTGTTGATCATCTCTGTACCAACTGA